CCATGCTAACCAAAAAATGGTTATATAATGAGATATCACAGTATGAATGCTATAAATGCATATGGAACGTGAAGCGGTTACAATCAGGTTTCCTATTCCTCTGCTAAACAAAGCAAAAGATCTTAAAGATGGCTCAGAGTCATTCAATGAGCTAGTAGTTGAAGCCGTGGAACGAGAGGTTAAACGACGCCAGGCTATTGCTACTCATCACAGTATCGTCGCCAGGCGTGCCAAAATTAAGGCTAGAACTGGTGTACACCCGAATGTGAATGCTCTAATTCATAGCCTCAGAGAAGGGGATCTGCGAAGTGAATAAAGTCCTATGCTTGGACACAAGCATTCTTATTGCCTATCTTGTCCCTGATGAAAATGAACCATTAGCAGATAATCTCGTGCTGGAAGCAATTGCAGGAAATGGATGTTTAGTTTCTCCCGCCTTTGCTTGGGCTGAAGTAGGCTCAGTATTACGTAAGAAAATCAGGATGAATTTACTGACACGAAAAGAAGCAGAAGGCTGTTATCAGGATTTTTGCAATTTACCGATAAACTACATCAATGAGGAGTTACTCAGAGTCAGAGCTTGGGAGATTGCAGAGCAATATCAACTACCAACGCTCTACGATGCTGCATTTTTAGCCTGTGCTGAGAGTGAAAAAGCTCTATTTTGGACGGCTGATAAAGTACTATTGAATAAATTATTGCCGCTACCAACTTATGTAAATCAACTGGGAGTCTAGCAAATAGGTGTATCTGTACCCACAAATAAATTTTATCTTCCCTGTTCCCTGTTCCCCATTCCCTGTTCCCCATTCCCTGTGTTTCTTAGGAGACAACAATAAAACTTCTTGCAAAAATCCCCTAACACCCCACCCCCAACCCCTCCCCGCTTGCGGTCCGTGGAGGTTTTGGCTTTAGAGCGTGTTTGAAAAGTCCGCTTTCATGTGCCCTGGCGATTAGAAATCGCGGCTACACAGACAAAACCCGCACTTCGACAAGCTCAGTGACCACCTGCGCGGGTTCAAAACCCTTAATTTCTCATTAGTCCACGGAGGTGGACTTTGTTTGTGTAGTTGTCACCTTCATTCGCCGAGAACTTTTCAAACATCCTCTTAGACAAAACCGGGGTCGGGTTCTTCAACCGCTTGCGTGAAAATTGCTGTAAAAAATCACCTCAATCGCCCTAACATCCAATCAAATCTTTTCCCAGCCAGGGCTACACCATCTAAAACGCTATCATTTAACTCATCCTCATATTCGAGATTTTCAGCCAAGGGTAAACCTTGACTATAAACCAACCGACCATAACCCAACTGACTCAACATTCCCTGCAATCTCTGATAAAGTAAAATAGCAATCACGCGATAAAAACGCGAGCCAAATCCTACATCCTGCTGCAATTTTGCTCCTAGTTGTTGTCGGGGAATTGACAAAACCATTGTCTCTTCAATAGCTTTAACAGTTGCAAAAGGTAGGCGACTATCAATAAATGGTGTTT
The Gloeotrichia echinulata CP02 DNA segment above includes these coding regions:
- a CDS encoding YlcI/YnfO family protein translates to MHMEREAVTIRFPIPLLNKAKDLKDGSESFNELVVEAVEREVKRRQAIATHHSIVARRAKIKARTGVHPNVNALIHSLREGDLRSE
- a CDS encoding type II toxin-antitoxin system VapC family toxin, whose product is MNKVLCLDTSILIAYLVPDENEPLADNLVLEAIAGNGCLVSPAFAWAEVGSVLRKKIRMNLLTRKEAEGCYQDFCNLPINYINEELLRVRAWEIAEQYQLPTLYDAAFLACAESEKALFWTADKVLLNKLLPLPTYVNQLGV